A region of the Apium graveolens cultivar Ventura chromosome 6, ASM990537v1, whole genome shotgun sequence genome:
TATTACCGACTTGAAAATAATTACAGAGTCAAATATTGAATTAAGTATTATCATAAAACTGAAATTCTGTAATTGACACATaaaccaccaccaccaccacaaACCCGTTCTTCCATCACCAAGTAAACACAAAAATATTTGATTAACCCACAATACATATATATgaattaattcatttaatcaaaaCATAAAAGCATCAAACAGTAACTGCATTTGCATTTTACCGCAATCTAACAGCTGGATCCGCTCCAAATCCTCAACCACGAGTCGCAATAATCGAAGCAGCAGAAGTAGCAGCACTGTTGGCCGCACCAAAAATAAATGACAAGAATCCAGTATTACTCTGATCCTGCTCATCCAGCTACATAGAACTACTTCAGAACAAAACTCgcataattcttcaaaaataaagAGGAATTACCGAATTAATAGAATAAACCCAATAAAAATCTATTGCAGAAAAATTTCAGATTTAACCAAATAATCTAGAGAATAAACAATCTAATAAAAACACAATTAGAAAAATTACTTAAACATCTCAAAATCCTAAATTTATTAACTCTTACTCTAGAAGATAAAAAATAGAATTTAATTCCGACAAAAAAAATAGAATTTGATAATAAATCTCGACAAACTCAATCTTTTTTCTTCATCAATTCTTTCAGGATCTCCTTTCACATTTGAAGCGGACAACCAAAAAACCCCTTTGCACCTTCAGGACATTTCACTAGAAATAAATAAGCTTCACAGATTTTAGTTGCATCCAAGCCGATAACTTGCAGCTCATTATATATTTCTTGTTTAGTGTAAACACGTTGTCGGGACCTTTCGAGTATGATGTTACTCTCTTTAAGTATGACCTCCATCACTTATTaaaatattacataattttaagaAAGCTTCTTTATTCATTCGACTTGTATCACATCATTTAACACGATTAGATAGATCATCCATCACTTCTTCTCGCACCCTCTGTCTATGTAATCTAAGCTCCCTACTAGGCAAATTTACATACTTTATCCGCCGATTTTTGCGATGCACAGGTAGTACCACAACGAGACAAATTAGTTGAATAACAGCTAATTATTGCATTTGTACCCAAACATGAATTTGATTTACCCTATCAAGTATAGTATTGTCCATCCTTACATATATTAAACAGTGAAGTCATGTCATTAACATATCTACTACTAgcaaaattaacaaaaaaattgACTAATATATATAGCAATTTCTAATAACGACACCGAGACAAATGTAACCCGAATGGATTCACTTTTAATAATTCAATCTCTTTTCGAGCGGCTTCTAATCTATTATGAGTTTGTTCATCCCAAATTCCAAGTCCAAGTAATGCTTGTAGAAGTTATAAAATAAACAATATGGGCAAATCATACTCTGTATTTTGATTTGAGAGACTTTTTTGTGTTAATAACTATGCTTTGTTAATATATAAGATTCTCTGTCGTGACACTAGTGTTGAGTTCGATTTCGTCACAAATCAGAGAATGAATATTTAGAAATTTGACAGTAACAGGGAAGTTAAACCAAAAGTAAGGGAAAAGATTTCTTGAAATCTCATTTAACTGCTGAGACACCTAGGATTTATATACATAAACTAGACCTATATATCTGTAACAAGTCTTCTAAACGGAGAATCAATGAACTCAGAAGAATTATCCTTATAGAGAGAACAAAATTACCTTGCGATTGTAAGTAGAGAAGCTGATTCCTCTCGTGAATAAGCTGATTCTCTGATCTGGGACTCTTGACGGACTCTTGTATGTGTTTTATGCAAGAGATATGTATGAGTATTTTTGGAAAACTAGAATAATTGATACACGGTTGTTTCTCTTCCATCCCAATCTTTTCAATTTTGTAGAGAAAGTTTTGTAACCAAATTCTATCATATTTTCTCTTCCTTTTTCTCCTGTCAAAATCTCTAGAGCACGGCTATGagagaaaattttaaaatattttttaagaatcTCTTCTCTTCTCTCCTAATTTCAACTCGGGAGTACATCGTAAATGATATGATATGAGTAATGTGAAAGTATGAAATATAAATGCAGGGTCCATTTTTATTTACCCAATAAATTCCTGACACATGATATTTGTGTTGGATTTGAATAAGTCAATAAATAGCCATGCTTAGTCATGCTTGTTTTTAGGAGATGACCTAGTCATTTTGTTAGAGTTTCTGTTAGAGGTAGTGTCTGTTTTTATTCCTTATTTTTCTAGTTTATTGTTACTGAACGTTGTAAGGCTGCTATATAGCTGTAACTTGTTTCTTTAATTTAATAACACTGAATACAGCAATTCTATTTGctttcatttggtatcagagcgaaaACATAGTGTGagagtttgagagtttgagaggTGTGAGTGTTTGAGAGGGAAAACACCAAGAGAAATATGGTAGATATAGGAACTTTCAATGCACCGGCGGTTCCGAAATTCGATGGAGATTACGATCACTGGAGTTTAGTCATGGAGAATCTTCTTCGTTCCAAGGAGAATTGGGGCATCATTGATCCAAGATTTGATGACCTAAAAAGTATTGAGAAACCTAATCCAACATAGAAGGCTGCACTCGATGAAGCAACACTCAAAGATCTCAAGGCTAAGAATTATTTGTTTCAGTCAATCGACAAGACAACTTTGAAGACTATCACCCAGAAGGAGACAACCAAACAGTTGTGGGATTCTATGAAGGTTAAGTATAAAGGCAGTGCTAGGGTGAAGCGTGCCCAACTACAACGGCTACGACGGACATTCGAGATCTTGGAGATGAAAGTTGGAGAGGGAGTAACAGGATACTTTGCAAGAGTCATGGAAACAGTCAATGACATGAGGAACTACGGAGAAACAATAGACGATGTAAAAATCGTTGAATTTTTTTTTCGAAGTCTTACAGACAATTTTAATTACGTGGTTTGCTCTATCGAAGAATCCAAAGATATTGATAGTCTTACAGTGGATGAGTTGCATGCGTCATTACAAGTACATGAACGCAAGGTAATtgagaagaaaactgaagaacATGTCTTGCAGGTTGAAAACGAGCCACGGAATGCTCGAGGAAGAGAAAAGTGGACATCTCAAAGAGGAGGAAGTAGCTTTAGAGGACGTGGGAGATGTAGATCATATGTCAACAGATCAACCATCAATTGCTTTCGATGTGGAAAAGTGGGTAATTACCAGTTTGAATGTACAAATGTTGAGAAATGAGCTAATTTTGCTGAGATTGATGAAGAGGAAGAATTACTCTTAATGGCACGTGCAGACATGGGAAGTGATGAAAGTAAAGGGGTATGGTTTTTGGACTCTGGATGCTCAAATCATATGACAGGAGAGAAATCTTGGTTTATTGAGCTAGATGAAAGCTTCAGGCACTCTGTTAGATTGGGAAATAGTACGAAAATGGCTGTTCAAGGAAAAGGGAAGATTAGATTTGAGGTGGAAGGAATAACACAAGTGGTGACTGATGTCTATTATATCCCAAATCTGACCAACAATTTGTTGAGCATTGGGAAACTGCAGGAGAAGCAACTGACAATTTTAATCAAAAATGATGTGTGCAAGATCTTTCATCATCAAAGAGGACTGATCGTAGAGACACGGATGACATCAAATCGCATGTTCCTAATTAATGCAAAGAAGAAGTCAACGTCCATAAGCTGCTTTAAAGTAGAAGAAGAGGATCTGTGAATACTTTGGCATAGGAGGTTTGGACACTTAAACAACAACTCTATTCAGCTTATGCAGAAGAAAGAAATGGTGAAAGGGTTTCTAAATATTAATGATGGAGTCAAGGTGTGCACGATATGCAATGTAGGAAAACAGCAAAGATGCAAATTTCCAAAGAAAAGTAAGTGGCGGGCAACAGAGAAACTGGAGCTAATACATGCGGATCTGTGCGGACCAATCACTCCAGCCTCTCACAGTGGTAAGCGATACTTAATGGTACTTGTTGATGATTTTTCGAGGAAAACATGGATATATTTTCTTGTAGATAAAGCTGAAGCTTTTGAAGTTTTCAAAATCTTTAAAAGTTCTTTTAAAAAAGAAGCGAAGACCGTCATTCGAGGGCTACGAACGGATAGGGGAGGTGAGTTCACTTCTGAAAAGTTCAACAAGTTCTGCAGAGATCAAGGAATAAAATGACAATTGACTGCAACATACACTCCCCAACAAAACGGAATAGCAGAGAGGAGAAATCGAACAATCATGAACATGGTTCGTTGCTTACTCTCTGAAAAGGAGATGCCAAGATCCTTTTGGCCAGATGCAGCTAGATGGACTGCTCATGTTTTGAATCGAAGCTTCACAAAAGCAGTAAAAAATATGGTACCTGAAGAGAGATGGACAGGTATCAAGCCATAAGTTGATTACTTCAAGGTTTTTGGATCAATCGGTCATGTTCATATTCCTGAGCGGAAACGAATAAAGCTTGACGATCGTAGTCACAAATGCATACTGCTCGGAGTCAGTGATGAATTAAAAGCCTACCGACTGTATGATCCAATCACAAAGAAAATAGTAATCAGCAGGGATGTCATATTTGAAGAAGATTCTAAGTGGGAGTGGAACTTAAACACATCGGAGCAAAACATTCTTGCTTGGGGAGATGATGGAACTTTTGAAGAAGAGGTAACTGATGTAGAAGAGAATGATGAAGGAGAAACGGAAGAAGATACAGAAAATGAAAATGCGGAAGCCGAAACAGAAGTTTCAAGGACAGAAACTCGAGAACAATCGAGAAGGGCAAGGAAGGAACCTAGCTGGATGCGTGATTTTGTAAGCGGGGAAGAAATAGATGAAGACGAAGAGTTGACAAACTTTGCTTTGAACGTCTGCTATAATGATCCAGTAAACTACTatgaggctgcaaaagaagaaAAGTGGAGAAATGTTATGAAGTTGGAGATTCAGTCCATCGAAAGAAACAACATTTGGGAGCTTGTAGACTTGCCATCTCATGCAAATAAAATTGGTGTCAAATAGGTATACAAAACGAAGCTGAATGAAGAAGGGAAGGTTGAAAAATGCAAGGCTCGGTTAGTCGCAAAAGGGTATTCACAAACTAAAGGAATAGACTACACTGAAGTGTTCGCTCCAGTTGCTCGACATGATACAATTAGAAGTCTCCTAGCAGTTGCAGCTCAAAAGGGATGGTGTGTTTATCAACTAGACGTCAAGAGCGCATTCCTGTATGGCGAATTAAAGGAGGAGGTTTACGTAGACCAGCCTGAAGGGTTTGTCAAAGTAGGGGAGGAAGCAAAGTTTATCGACTGAGGAAGGCTCTCTACGGTCTAAAACAAGCACCAAGAGCATGGTTTAGAAGAATTAAAAGTTATTTCAAGAGGGAAGGATTTCAGGAAAGCAGTTACGATCATACTTGGTTTCTAAAGAAAACTGGAAATAAAACTTTGATGGTAAGTCTTTATGTTGATGACTTGATATTTACTGGAAATGATGAGCTCATGTGTGCAGAATTTAAGGCATCAATGCAAAAGGAGTTTGAGATGATAGACATGGGAAAATGAGTTTCTTTCTTGGAGTAGAGGTTCGTCAAAGTGATGATGGTATACATATCTGCCAGAAGAAATATGCCAAGGAAGTTCTGGAGAGGTTCAACATGTGGAGTTGCAATTCTGTCAAGAATCCAATTGTTCCTGGAACTATTCTTTGCAAGGAAGGGAGCAAAAGAGCTGATGCAACACTTTACAAACAACTTGTTGGGTGTCTCATGTACCTCACGGTAACACGACCTGACTTAATGTTTGTAGTGTGTTTAGTATCTGGGTTCATGGCTGATCCCAAGTAAGAACATATGTTGATTATTAAAAGAATATTAAGGTACTTAAAGGGGACGTTGGATTTTGGTATTTTCTATGGGAAATCGTCAAACTTGAATCTTCTGGGTTACACGGACAGTGACTATGCGCGAGATGTAGATGACAGAAAGAGTACTTCTGGCTATGTGTTCTTGCTGAATGGGGCAGCAATCTGTTGGAGTTCACGGAAACAAGACATAGTTACACTATCTTCTACTGAAGCAGAGTATGTTGCAGCTACTTCGGCAGCGTGTCATTGTATTTGGCTTAAAGGTTTGTTGCAGGAATTAGGTGTTGTTGGTGTTGTATGCATTGATATTATGTGTGACAACATCTCAACGATTAAGCTGTCAAAAAATCCAGTTATGCATCGAAGGACGaaacacattgatgtaaggttTCATTACTTGCGCAACTTGTCAGGAGAAGGAGCTATGCAGTTGGTTTTCTGTGGAACCAATGATCAGCTTGCAGACATTATGACCAAACCAATCAAGCTGGAACAATATGTGAAACTCAGGAATTTGCTCGGAGTTCAAAGATTGGAAGGTTAAACTGATGCGGGTGAGCTTTTTATTTTAAGGGGAGGAATTTGTTGGATTTGAACAAGTCAATAAATAGCTATGCTTAGTCATGCTTGTTTTTAGGAGATGTCCTAGTCGTTTTGTTAGAGTTTCCGTTAGAGGTAGTATATGTTTTTATTCCTTATTTTTCTAGTTTATTGTTACTGAACGTTGTAAGGCTGCTATATAGCTGtaacttatttttttgatttaataacactttctatttgctttcaatttgtaactatttcaaaaattaattttgtaaccctagcatttttcttaattttattaTTCAAACCAACCAAAAACTTTATTAATAATAAGCAAGTTGCTTTGTTTTGTCAAATGACAAAACCAACAATGTTTTACGTTTACATCAACTCATCAACCACTAATTTATTTACTCCTATATTGCTCATCTTATGCAGCTCCGATCACCACATTACAAATCTCACCACTTTTAATCCTCTTCACAAACCCACTTAACAATCATCAAATTAATCAAAATGGGCAACAAAGATTCACCATTAATAACACCCTCAGAGCTTCTCTCTGAATTTTCCCACCACGACCCCACCACAGCTCGGATCAACAATGGCAGTTTTGGGTCATGCCCTTCATCAATAATCGCAGCCCATCAACACCACCAGCTTCAGTGGCTCAAACAACCCGATGATTACTATTTTAACACACTAAAACCATCTGTTCTTTCAGCTaggcatttcatcaaacaccttgtgTGCGCTAACAGTGTTGATGAGGTTTGCCTTGTTGATAATGCTACGACTGCTGTTGCTATTGTTTTACAGCATGTTTCTTGGTGTTTCTTGGAAAAAAGATTCGATTTTGGTGATGCTGTTGTTATGTTGCATTATGCTTATGGTGCTGTCAAGAAGTCTGTGTATGCTTATGTTAGTCGTGCGGGCGGGCGGGTTATCGAGGTCAAATTGCCGTTTCCGTTGGTGGGTAATGAGGGTATTGTGGATGAGTTTAGGAAAGCGTTGGAGATGGGGAGAATGGGGGGCAAGAAAGTTAGGTTAGCGGTGATTGATCATATTACGTCGATGCCTAGTGTGGTTATTCCGGTTAAGGAGTTGGTCCAATTGTGTCGAGATGAAGGTgttgattttatttttgttgacGGGGCGCATGCTATTGGGAATGTTGAGATTGATGTTAATGATATTGGTGCGGATTTTTATACGAGTAATTTGCATAAGTGGTTTTTTTGTCCTCCTTCGGTTGCGTTTTTGCATTGCGCGAATATGGATAAGATGAAGGATTTGCATCATCCGGTGGTTTCACATGAGTATGGTAATGGATTAGTGGTGGAGAGTGGATGGATTGGGACTAGGGATTACAGTGCTCAGGTTGTGGTTCCCGAGGTGATGGAGTTTGTGAATAGGTTTGAAGGTGGGATTGAAGGTATAAGGAGGAGGAATCATGAGAAAATTGTGGAAATGGGAGATATGTTAGTAAAGGCGTGGGGGACGAATCTTGGTTCGCCACCGGAGATGTCTTCGAGTATGGTTATGGTAGGACTGCCAGTTTCTTTAGGGATTTCGAGTGATTCGGATGCTTTGAAATTGAGGACACACTTGAGAGATAGTTATAAGATTGAAGTGCCTATTTATTATAGAGCTCCAGAAGATGGTGAAGTTGATCTAGTCACGGGTTATGCTAGGATTTCTCATCAGGTTTATAATAAACTAGACGACTATTTGAGGTTCAGGGATGCAGTTATAAAACTTGTTGCTGAAGAGTTTACTTGTGCGCTTCTTCACGGTTGAGAAGGTATGTTGTTTAGTGCAGCTAATTAGGTACCAATTTTATGTCAACCCATTTTTTTAACATTTTACATGAAAAGCTTTAATTAGGTACCTAAACTTCTAACTAAGGATTTACAATTGCCATCTCCGTTTTGATCAAAATTAATGTTAACAAATACGTTTCACGTTGCTCGACGTCTAGAACAGGATCTTACCTTTTTCCTTTTTCTGTCATCTAAGCTGGCCCTGTGCGGGTCCACTATTTCTTCCTTAGCGCGAGAGTCAGGACTACTTTTTATCTAAGGAAAGCGGTAGGCTTCTTCTTTGAAAATCTACAGTTTTAAAGACGAAGTGTATGACTGAGTATGATCCCACCTTATACTTTAATGTGCATAAAGTAAGTCTCTATTAGTCATGGACGCATTTCCAGTTCTAGAACAAGGAACCTGCTTATTTAAGGTTATGCTTTTAATATTCCAGACGTCGAACTAAACTTTTTAGATAGAGAGTCTGTGTAATTATGTTTTTATAAGACCATCGGCAAGGGGCCTCCTGCGGTGTAGGTTTTTTCATAATGAACCAGACTATAGAATTTTATGTATAATTGAATATGTGTAAACACTTGACATGCTAAATAATAACGACAACCTTAAGTGCAaactaacttttaaaaataaagaaCTAGATCTTTGTTTcattactccctctgtccctaaaaacgtttcccatttgtgttggacacgtttgccaatgcacacttttgattgttaatatctttaatttcgtaatagtattaaatataaaaatttcactgtattaaagtattcataaatacgaatccaataagatcactcatgactatatttgCATTTATAGCTTAGatgtaaattagtagtcaatcgcaTACCGTGAACAGTGTAAAAAGTCAAAATGGGAAACGTAttaagggacggagggagtattattttAGACACTAAGAAGCTAATGAAACCTTTATTTGTGCATTAACATCTTCCTCGTCCTCGAAATTATCTACATCATCAATCATGATTTTACATAATAGAAGTAAAATCAAAGCTTGGTTCTACTTTAAGATTAAGACCACCTTCCTCCCGCGGCATGCACACCTTATCCCAGCTTACCTTTGCTCCTACTTTATTAAGATCTCATTTCCAAAGGAAATCTAGTGAACATCTTTTGAATCAGCTTATGAATAGCTCCCGGTAAAATAAAGTGAGCAGACCAGAAGGCTTGAATAGAGAACAAAACTGCCCTAACGAGTTGAACCCTACATGCGAAGGAAAGGAGAGTAGAGGTCCAGACATTAATCCTATTGGCAAGCTTGGAGATAAGAGGCATGCAATCATTAGTACTAAGCTTGGTGGTGATAAGCGGTATCGAACCAACTGACCACGTCAGGATCACAGTTGCTTAAAAAGACAATACTCTTGTGAATACTAGGAGTTAAGCCACTAAGGTCAGTAAATTGAGACAAGCTGTTCATGGTATGCAAGATAGAGTCCCTGTCACCGTGTGAGAAAATGAGAACATCGTCTGCAAAGAGTAAATGAGATATCTGCGTACTCTTACATTTCCCATGAAATCTGTAATTGGGAGGCCTCTGAGCTAAGATACAAGAAAGAATATTCATTCCAAGACTGAACAAATCAGGGGACATTGGGTCCCCTTATCACAATCCCTTCCCACCTTTAAAATATCCATTGAGAACACCGTTTACTTTGACAAAGAATCTGGTAGTTGTAATGCAAGACTGAACCCATTGAGGAAATTGCATTTTGATCAGAATCTGAATAATAAAGTCCCACCTGATGGAATCAAAGGCTTTGTGAAGGTCGAATTTTAAAGCGCATTTAGCAGTCCCTGATTCTCTGTTATAGCCTCTAAACAACTCTTGGGCCATGAGGATATTATCAGTGATAGATCTTCCTTTTACAAAAGCAGACTGGGCCATGTCTATAATCAGGGGCAAAACAATCTTCAATCTGATAGCCAAGATTTTAGAAATACATTTATAAGCAACAGAGCAGAGAGAGATAGGTCTATAATCAGTCATGTGAGTTGGAGTGGAAATCTTACGAATTAAAGCTATAATGGTAGCATTAATTCTAGGATTCAAAATAGAAGAATCAAAAAAATGGATAATTGCTTTGCAGAAGTCATCACCCACTATATCCCaagttttaagaaaaaaattCACCATAAATCCATTAGGACCAGGGACTTTGTTCCTTTTCATAGCTTTTAAGGTTTTCAAAATGATGTCTGTGGTGACTGGCTCAACCAAGATGGAAGCTTGAAGTTGAGAAATTGACTTGCATTGCACATGGTGATTACAAGGACTAGTAAGAAGAGAAGAACCGAAAGTGCTTTCAAAGAATTCAACTCACTTGAGAGACTTGTTTCTGACCAAGGACTACCACTCCGTCTTTATTTTTCAGAGCCAAATTTTTTGTTACTGTTCTAGTTTGCCTTTTTCTGCTTAAAAAAGAAATTATTATTACCATCTCCCGGGCTCAACCATTTTACCCTAGATTTTCCCATCAGAAACTGTTCTTCAGCTGATAAACAAGATTCAAGCTTCTTGATTGTTCCCCATCAGAAACATGTTCATATTCACTATTTTCTAAatagaaaattttaaaaacagAAAACAACATTTTCCAGACTTTTCCAAATTACAACTAAGATTTACAAAAATATAGAAAACTATCATTTATAGTTTTCAACAATCTTCCATATAAATTGGAGACTAGTTTTTCATTTTAGAGAAATTAGAAAACACGGCTGCAAAAGCGGGGTGGGTAAAGTTACGTGTATAATTCACGATATTCTACGCTTATTAGTGCAGTAGGTTACATCTCAAAATTAATATCAAcaccatattttattttatatttttaacgTTAAACACGTACACATGACAAGAGAGGTCATGAAA
Encoded here:
- the LOC141666337 gene encoding uncharacterized protein LOC141666337 → MARADMGSDESKGVWFLDSGCSNHMTGEKSWFIELDESFRHSVRLGNSTKMAVQGKGKIRFEVEGITQVVTDVYYIPNLTNNLLSIGKLQEKQLTILIKNDVCKIFHHQRGLIVETRMTSNRMFLINAKKKSTSISCFKVEEEDL
- the LOC141668599 gene encoding putative L-cysteine desulfhydrase, chloroplastic, producing the protein MGNKDSPLITPSELLSEFSHHDPTTARINNGSFGSCPSSIIAAHQHHQLQWLKQPDDYYFNTLKPSVLSARHFIKHLVCANSVDEVCLVDNATTAVAIVLQHVSWCFLEKRFDFGDAVVMLHYAYGAVKKSVYAYVSRAGGRVIEVKLPFPLVGNEGIVDEFRKALEMGRMGGKKVRLAVIDHITSMPSVVIPVKELVQLCRDEGVDFIFVDGAHAIGNVEIDVNDIGADFYTSNLHKWFFCPPSVAFLHCANMDKMKDLHHPVVSHEYGNGLVVESGWIGTRDYSAQVVVPEVMEFVNRFEGGIEGIRRRNHEKIVEMGDMLVKAWGTNLGSPPEMSSSMVMVGLPVSLGISSDSDALKLRTHLRDSYKIEVPIYYRAPEDGEVDLVTGYARISHQVYNKLDDYLRFRDAVIKLVAEEFTCALLHG
- the LOC141666336 gene encoding uncharacterized protein LOC141666336, translated to MVDIGTFNAPAVPKFDGDYDHWSLVMENLLRSKENWGIIDPRFDDLKTTLKDLKAKNYLFQSIDKTTLKTITQKETTKQLWDSMKVKYKGSARVKRAQLQRLRRTFEILEMKVGEGVTGYFARVMETVNDMRNYGETIDDVKIVEFFFRSLTDNFNYVVCSIEESKDIDSLTVDELHASLQVHERKVIEKKTEEHVLQVENEPRNARGREKWTSQRGGSSFRGRGRCRSYVNRSTINCFRCGKVGNYQFECTNVEK